CTGGTGCCTTGTTCACCCCTGAGCACACAAATCCTGGATCCTGCCCCACCTCCTCCAAGGGCaatgctggcagctcctgctccaccaAACCTTCATTAACAATTTAACAAAACACCTTATTGCTTTTCCATGAGTGTTGGGTGCTTCTGGGGGAGGTTGGGAAGGAGAACACCAGGGTTGCACTGAGCAGTGACCCCCGCGCTCTGTGTCTCCACAGCCACCCGAGAATCCGCCTTTGTGCACGCCATCGCCTCGGCCGGGGTGGCCTTCGCTGTCACCCGCTCCTGCGCCGAGGGCACCTCCACCATCTGTGGTTGTGACTCCCACCACAAGGGACCCCCGGGGGACGGCTGGAAGTGGGGAGGGTGCAGCGAGGACGCCGATTTCGGGGTGCTGGTGTCCCGGGAGTTCGCCGACGCGCGCGAGAACCGGCCGGACGCGCGCTCCGCCATGAACAGGCACAACAACGAGGCCGGCCGGACGGTGAGTGCTGCCCAGTCCTGCTGCACAGTGCAGCTCCTCCTCGGGCAGTGGCACCACAGCAATTCCCAGGCAGAGACTTTCTAGGATTATTTTCCAGGGCATGGCatttcctctccctccaaacAGACAGGTGGGGTTCAGAGCTAAAATATGCCTTGACTCCGATGCAAACAGAaatccagaatggtttgggttgatgGGACCCGAAAGCCCATCCTGTTCCACACCCTTGCtatggtcagggacaccttccaccatcccagggtgctccaagccctgtccaacctgaccttggacactgccaggggtggggcagccacagctgctctgggcatcctgAGCACCTCCCAAGGCCATGGTAGAAACCCAACCCCAGGTCAGCACTGGATGAAGAGGATTTTCCTCCCAGTGCCTCCTTCCTGCATGTTCCCTGTTAGAACATTATCCCACCCAATGATTCCTTGAAGTAGGTGATAGTCACAGCCTCATCCAACTGTaatattccattccattccatcccatcccatcccatcccatcacatcccatcccatcccatcccatcccatcccatcccatcccatcccatcccatcccatcccatcccatccctgcagtcAGCAGGGTCATTTGAAAGCCCAGTGGGACCTTTCCAACAGTGCTTGAAGCTGACACTGATATGGGTTTtgcacagcaggcagagggggaaggagagaagcCTGACAGCTTCCAGTACAAAAATCCCCCAGCAAACTCCagtaattttattcaaaatcaGTGCTTATTTTGCCCCACACAAAGGAGGTTTTTGTGAAGAGTCCTATCTGTAGACTCCCAGTTTCACACACATTTTAGTACAAACTGTTGGACTTGGGACATAAATGAAGGGTCATTAGCAAGGAGAGGACAGGGATCAGTCTCCATCTACAGGGCTCAGAAACATCTCCAgccctcagcttctctgggctctGACTGTCCACACAGATAGGACAGGGAGGACCCCCACAAAAGGATCAAACATTTGGATTAGGTTGGACTGGACTAGAATAAATTAGACtggattgggttggattggattggattggactGGATTGATGATCACAGCAGTTGCCCACCTCAGCCATGCTTTTGTAGTGTGACATGTCCAGAGATCTTTAAAGCTCCCCAGCATCTCCAACCAGCCCATGCTTACAAAATCATAGAACCAGAGAAtatcctgggctggaagggacccacaggatcATGGAttccagcccctggccctgcacagaccccccagcaatcccagcctgtgccacccTGGTAGTGCTgccaaacactcctggagctctggcaccTCGGGGctgggaccattccctggggagcctgggcagtgcccagcaccctctgggtgagggaagaacctttccctgatacccaacctaaacctcccctggcacagctccagccattccctgggtcctgtcactggtcacgAGAGTGAAGAGATTGATTCCATCCACTGCTCCTCCTGAGGATGCTGAAAACCTCAGTGAGGTCCAAGCTCAGTCTCCTCCATCAGAAGTGCCCTCATAAggcccctccagacccttccccatcctgGTGgtctcctttggatgctctctagTGGCTTAATGCCTTTTTTATGTCGTGGTGATACAACACCCTGAGGCCTGGCCCCGCTCCCAATATACTCTGCAGAGCTAgcctggggtgctatcatgtaCAACAGATGAGGTATTAGAGGCTCTTCCCTGGACTTCTTCAGTTTATTGCTCTTATGGCTTCCATGGGTGAAGGCAGGGAACAAAAAGAGTGAAACAAAGGGGCTCggggtttttctatgggtcaggaatggggagggggaactTCTTGGCTTCTTTCCAATAGGATTTCAGATGGCCAGTCCCTAGGTGTTACAGGGTTACAGAGTTGCAGGGACACACCATTCTTAAGGCATCAGGGTATAGGGTTACAACATCGTGGTGCCTAAAACTGCCCCCAGAACTCAAGGTGAGGTTTCCCAAGATCAGACCTTGTACCCCAGGTGGCTCAGGGGGGCGATGGGACGCAAACCCTGTGTTTCAGGGTTTTTGACTCTGATTTCCCCGCACAGACCATCCTGGATCACATGCACCTCAAGTGCAAGTGCCACGGGCTCTCGGGGAGCTGCGAGGTGAAGACGTGCTGGTGGGCCCAGCCCGATTTCCGCGCCATCGGGGATTACCTGAAGGACAAGTACGACAGCGCCTCGGAGATGGTGGTGGAGAAGCACCGCGAGTCGCGGGGCTGGGTAGAGACGCTCAGGGCCAAGTACGCGCTGTTCAAACCGCCCACGGAGCGGGACCTGGTGTACTACGAGAACTCCCCCAACTTCTGTGAGCCCAACCCCGAGACGGGCTCCTTTGGGACCAGGGACAGAACATGCAATGTCACCTCCCACGGCATCGATGGCTGCGACCTGCTGTGCTGCGGGCGGGGCCACAACACCCGGACTGAGAAACGCAAGGAGAAATGTCACTGCATCTTCCACTGGTGCTGCTACGTCAGCTGCCAGGAGTGCACGCGGGTCTACGACGTTCACACCTGCAAGTAAGCGCGGGTGGGTCCCGGTGGtggaggctgctgcagggcagggcccagggctccagcagccccgGGGACAGCCCCACACTGCAGAGGATGGCACAGAACTCCTGATGGCCCCGGCcagggcacacccagggcacGGAGAAGGCTCTGCGCCCCTCACCCACGTCAGGTGGGATTGCATCCCTCGGGCAGGGCAGGATGTCtggagagggcagggacaggacagggagagcagggacaggacagagagggcggggacaggacagggagggcagggacaggacaaaaaGGGCATggagaggacagggagggcagggacaggacaaagaGGGCACGGACAGGAcaggctgcctggggacaccagggacagctgAGTCCCAGCGAGGCACAGCCTcacaaggcagagctgctgccacagcagctcccagctctgtcctgcacctCAGGTCCAGCCCCTGCAGACACCAACACGGGGGCTCAggtggaaatggattttttacagtgaaagctcccccagctgctgtgtcctggtCTCAGCAGATGTGgtggggagaggaaaggagccccaacaccagcccagctccctccttcctgctccGAGGGGATGCTGGAGAACCAAACCTGTCTGGGGACACAAACAGACCCCAGGGGTggtctctccttccctctgccctctctgctccccacaCCTCCCACAATCTCCCAAGGAGGATATCAGGaaggcacagcccagagctgaccctctggcactgccccaagacaagagcagggcacagggcactgctgccacctGTACAGGGGACAGCACCatcccagccactgctgccacctctgacaggggacagcaccatcccagccactgctgccaccttTTACAGGGGACAGCACCatcccagccactgctgccacccaTACAGGGGACAGCACCatcccagccactgctgccacctgTACAGGGGACAGCACCATCCCAGCCACCTCCTCACATGCAGGAGAGGATTGTAAGGATCTGGGCAGTATCTACTGACTAAACATTCCCTGACATGATTTTCCATCccagagggagctcagggatctCTCTGGGGATGGGTCACCTGCcagatgagctgcagcagcagctctgaacagGAGAGattgcagggagagaggaaattTCTGTCCCAGTCTCCCTGTCAGCCCTCCCACCAGCCAGCCGTGGTCCCCCAGCACAATGCCAGGCAGAGCCTTCCCCTGCCGTGGGATTCACTGAGCTGTCAGCAATCATCCAGGAAGTCCCCAGGCATGGAGGCTCTGTGCCATGAGCAGGGCTTTGGGCTCCCCCCACATGCCAAGGCCCATGGCAGTGCAGCAGAAGCAGTGTTTGTCCCCCACCTGCTCCCCAggccatcccctgtccctgagcacaTTCCCCTCTCCCTGGCTTTACCTTCTCCAGGAGTACTGAcccatgaaattaaaaatgaatcaCTCCCTGTGTGCTGGTGGGCTCCAGGACCAACAGCCACGTTCAAACACACCCCAGTCAGTGAACTGCAGGGAATTGTGGCCActcaggctgtggctgctgctccctctcccttctcctggcagtgagcagcctctggagctgcacagagcaatAAGGGCTGAGAcccctggcagggagcacaggagggcTCTCAGGCAGAGCAGAACCCCAGGTCCCTCCCATGCAGTGTCAGGACGAGCTCCAGACCCTCCAGAGGAGCCTTTGCTCCCAAAAATGAAAATCCCAGAGAGCTCCAAAAGCCTCCCCCAGCTGGAGCCACACTGTGCTCTGATCTGCATCTATTTAAAGTATATATTAAATCCTACGTCTGGAAAGACTCCCAGTACCCGACTTTAAACAAAATCccttctttgtttgtttgttttttaatcaagaaaaggtatttaatattaaatagaACATTTATTGCCTTGTAATTATTTTACTGTAGCCAGGTATTCTAGCACTGAATGGAAGATCTTTTTCCATCAATCTGCTGTATCCAAAGTTTTGTATAAAGTTGTAGAGGtcgatttttttttattttatattcagaaaatttctctttttataagCATTATTTATTATACAATGTATATACTTGAGTTAACTAagattatatattatataaatatatatatttggagaaaaatatatttcaacttccattttttttgtggtacatcattaaagaaaaggtaaaaattcaaaaatatgcACTTGCCAGCTTGTGTGGTTTGGCTCTGAGGGTCCTGCTGAACAGCTACAGAGCAGTGGGTCATGGCCCAGCTGCTCATGGACAGGGACAaccacagaaccatggaatcccagaatggcttgggttggaagggaccttaagggTCACACAGTCCCAATtccctggcatgggcagggtATCTGCTATAGGAATCAAGACAATGATGGcaaaaagaagagattttaCAGCTGAATGCTGAGATTTTGATTCAGGGAGTGCCAGAGCACAGTGTGCACAACTGAGATTCAGCACAGAATGATGGAACCCTTGggcttggaaaagacctttaagatcactgagtccaaccattcccagcagtgccacggccacccctgtccccaagtgtcacatccacactgttaaatccctccagggatggggactccagctgtgccaggactgGACAAGTTTCCATGAATAAATTTCCCTTCTATCCCATCTcatcctgccctggcacagcctgaggctgttccctctcctcttgtccctgttccctggagcagagcccgaccccccctcACTgttgtcccctcctgtcagggacttgtgcagagccagattAAATTAAGCAATGGATCAAGACAGGCTTCAGATTTGTCCACTCCCCACATGTACTCACAGGCTATCTCTGAATCACCTTCCAATGCTTTGGACAGACCAAGCTCCAAATTTTCTCATATAAAAACTTCTCCTCCTGTGCATGAATAATTCTGTGGATGTTTCTGCAGCATGCCCCTCACATTAGCAATGCTTTTAAGTGCACATGATTTTCCACTGCACTGGCCTCAAATGTACCTGTCTGAAGGgcaaaataaatatagaaacaTTCGATGTTCTTGCCCtgatccccaaattccacacAAAGCCATCCCATGGATCCACGTGCATGGGCAGGGTGTCTCTGCTGGTGCCACCACCACTGACATGTCCCAACCAGAGAACCTGGCCCATGGAAGGTTCTGGATTTCACAGCTCTCCATCTGCCCAcctgccccaaaccctcctCCACCCCACACTGTGCCCCTAAAACCCATCCCAGCACTTCCAAATCTGCCTCTGGTCAACAACTCCACTTCAGGGACACATTTCTGGAAAGTTCAAGATGAAACAGGGTAAGGAAGGGGGTGAAGAATTTTGCCCTTACATTGAAAGCAATATTGTATATTTATTACACATTTAAAGCCATTCTGCCAGGAGGAGCCATGGAGAGCACACAGTGGTGGGAAGGTGCTGCCCttcccctgtgccacctgcaggaAACATCTCAGATGGAGATGTTGGAACAGAGCTTGGGATGGGTCAGGTGTCACACCCTGCAGCCCACCCTGGTTTTCCACACCCCACACAcccacagacacacctggggcctgctcagcactgcagggcccacacagctccagctgggctggacCAGAGTCCTCTCCTAACTTCTGTCAGAGGGGCCAGCTATTCAGGCTGGGGTAAATTCAGTGCAGGCACTCTGGCACACACTGAGCAcccctctggcagcagcagctctgctcctcacacacaCCAGCAGCAGACACAGATGCACCCAGGTCATCACAAGGAGTTGTGCTTTTTTATTGAATCCATTGAATGTGCAATTAAACCAGATATTTATTCATCAATATAGTTCTGGACACAGACACAATAAGGTTTACATCATTTACTCTGAAATATAAGTTactgtgtgctgctgccactcagactggcagagggaagggaggaacaAATAAATTCACAAGATCATACACAAAATGAGAGAGAACCACCACTGGGACTCACAAGAGCATCACAACACAACAGCACTGCCAGAGGAGCAGAGTGGAGTGAAACACTCCCCTGCTGTGAGCACACTGAGgacaccagcacctccaggtgGGCCTGAAGGACGTGGGGCaccctccttccctgggaaCACCTCTGCACTCCACTGCTAGCCCTTACTGTGGCTCTGCTCAAGTTTAGGAAGCTACACTGACTAAGATCTGCAAAATGGCTTTGATTTCATGCCCCACCACACTGAGGTATGTTCCAGGAACCTTCTGGAAGGAGTGGAGCCCAGGGGAGCAGCCTCAGCATCTCCCTGAGGCCACAGGACTGCGGGAAGGAGCGCGGGGCAGGGTTTGATACATTCctttatttcagtgcaaaaaCATGGCAATGCATCTCGTGCACCTGCACAGCTTGGCTTCCCCTCTGTCTCCAAGGAGGAATTTCAACCTTTGGTAACATGGCAggaaaaagggataaaatgAGGCTGGAGGATACCAAAGCTGCCAACTACAGGAACTCAGGAAGAGCTGGAGGCTGGAACTAGCATCTCTAAAACTGTTGTTGAATTATCAACAAGATTGGATGCCTTAAATACTGGATTTGGAAATCTCCTCTACTCTGATCAACACTTCCCTGCCCTCTTCCAggccccagtgccaccagcagtgCCCCATCAGGCCCCAAAACACCTGGATATAAGGAGGGTGGGTGCAGCACCCAGGCACTCCTGGGCACTGTGTGTGGGTCTGGCTCAGATTTGGGGGGTGGGGTGACACCACAACAAAGCCTTCACCTGGCCAGGATAAGACAGAGCAGTGCTTCAACATCCCTCCACCAGACTGGCAGCTTTATTGGAATCCAGGATCTCTTTCCCACTGCAGGAATGCTGGACACAAGTGAGGGTCAGCCCCAAACCTCACAGGACATtccccctgctcaccccaaacGCAGCCTGGCTGCACAGAGACAGAAGCACAGTGTTCTAGGAGACACTTCCACATGACATCAGAATATCAAAGACAAAGAATAAAGATACTCTATTGCACTACACATGCAGGTTCCACATGGGGCTCTGGGGATCAAGGGAGCATTTCACTTTGTCCAGTGTGTTGAGCACAGAAGAGTAAAGATCCCAGTGTTTGTTCTCCAGGTTGGTCACTTTTCCAGCTGTTGATCTTGCACTTGGTCCACCTTCAGTCTAGGGTAGGGACTCTTGCAAAAGAAGCCAAATCCATCAGGAAAGCATCATGCACATGTATAAAGCATCAAGCACACACTGGAACCCACTCACATGTAGCCAGGATAGATAGTGGTGTGAGTTTCCCCAGCACAGGTACTGCCCTACATGTATTAGAAAGTCATTCTGTCCCACTGGGCTCAACTACTCCCTGTGGCACCTATGGGGAAAGAGTAGGACATCCTTCTCTCAGACAGGAGACACAAGAAACCAAAATTCCAGATCTTAGATAAACAGCTGGATTTTAACTCAAGCAAAATctcttttgatttattttagtTAAAGAAAGGTAAATCTTGGCCCAGTATCTCATGGACACTTTAAAAGCCAAGGGTAaattcagaaaagcagagaattcAGGCATGCACACTCCCAAACCTTCAGGGCCTCCTCCCTCCCAAACTGCTCTAAGAACTGATCTGATACAGCTCTGACAATAGAGAGGGGCCAGCAATGAGAGCAGATACACCCCACTGCAGGTTCCCCTTAGAGCAGCTCAGAGAATTTAAACACTGCTTCCAAATAAAAGTACTTACGTTCCTTCTTCTCTCAGAAGAGCCAAGAACTTTTTCACCCTGTACTCAGGATCCATCtaaacaccaaacaaaacagaTCCCCATTAGTGCCAGGCAATCCTTCAAGCAGCCAAAAAAAGTACAGAATGTCCTGAGTTGGACaggacccaccaggatcatggagtccaacaCAGAtcccccaacaatcccacctgGCCATCCCcaagagctcctggagctgtggcagcctcagggctgggaccattccctgggcagtgcccagcacccagcaccctctgagggaagaacctttccctgatctccagcccttccctgggtcCTGTTCCAggtcacagagagcagagctggggccacagaggctgctggagctgtgtttgctctgcctgagctgtgcaggggctctggagctgccagggcaggcacagccctcaCCATGAGAAAAGGAGCAGGACTGGCACAAGCTGGGtgtgctcccagggcaggagatgggagcacacacagcctctGTTTCCATGGCACCTCAACCCACACCCTGCTGCCAATTCCAGCCAGGCCCACTCCAAGGCTGCTTCCACCAACCCCTTCCCAGAACTGGGGGAGCAAATtcaacaggagaaaaggggCTGAGGATGTTCTGAGTGCTCCTTCCCCCCAGaggtgcagcagcacaaagctgaggcagcacacagctccagaacATTGAGTGCTGTGGATCCATCACCCAGGAACAgcccccagggagcagccctgcctccccaggacaggaacaggacagcagggatggggacagggataggaGGGAATTGCTCAGGAGATActcaagctgctgctggagggcacCAGCTGTAACTGGATCTGTCCTCTGTGCACAGGATTGCTGATCCTCTCATGGAATCACTCCAGGGAAATCTTCCTTAGTTTTGCACCAAAATACAGTGAGGACTAGAAACATTTAGAAATCAGAGGCTGTTGCTTATCAGAATCTTGGTCTGGTATTCCAAAAGTTCTTGTGTCCCATAAACTCCAACTTGTGTTCCCTCTGCAAATTCCATCACCAACCCTTGTCCTCACCACACTGTGACAATCCAGGGGGGTCACTCTGGGAACACCCAGGACATGGATCTGTGAAGTCACCTGTGTGAGATCCCCACTTGGCAAGACACAGGCAAGCCTCTACTTAAAACAAAATCCTGGGACTCATCCTTGGAGTGGGGAGGCCAAGTGTCAGCCTGTGTCCTGGTCTCCCAGCAGGGAGGCCAAACATGGGTCTGGAAATCCTCCATCACATCCATTTTACATCCctaaaggaaaatttcttcccattCCAGATGTGAAGAAGCCATCTATTTAAAATTCTGGTTGTTGCAACGGAGGGCAACACAAATGCTTCAAGAACAgctcagaaggaaataaatcctAAACCAaccacagtgtccccagcaaTGCGGGGGAGAAAGAGCCAGCAAGAATTTCTCCTTTGTGCTAAGAAAAGcctaaaaatgtaaaacttCCCATGGCTGTGAGATAGGAGATCAAGGACAGTTCCTCAGTACCAACTGCTGAGCTACTTTTagatcagaaaaataaattcactgGAACAAGAAGATTTAGAGGAACTTACTGAGGCTCACTGAGCATTTCATTTGGGGtttcagcagcacaaaacacTGGCAATAGTCAGGGTCCAGGCAGAGAAGAAAGGTGAACCCCCCAAGAGAGTGTTTGGAATGTGAAATACCCAGGGACTGAGAGGGACTGTGCTGCCACCAGACAGGAGACCAGAGAGGCTGTCTGCAGGGTCCCTCAGGCCTAAAcctccacagcctctcccagctGGCTACAAGGAAAGGCTCACCTGGCACTGTGCCAGTGTCCCACCTCTGTgggggatgtggcacttggggacaggggcagcagtgcccttgGCAGCTGAGGGAACACTCAGGGGGCTCTGCCCACCTCAGTGACTCTGTGGTTCTGTCAAAAAGGCTGaaggcagctggcacaggagcatGTGAGCCCTGAACCCTGATCACATCCCCTTCCTCTgggggcatccacagcttcaaTCCACACCACCAGACCCAGCATGGGACTCTCACCTGGCAAAGGGCCCAGAGCTTTCCCCACCCaaggggctctgctctgcccctgcgGCTGATCCTGCTGAAGCAGAGGTTGGACTGATCAGAGAACACCCTGGGTGGGAGGGGATCTTGGGGAAGGATCATCCACTCCAACTCCTGGCCGTGCACAGccaccccaacaatcccaccctgtgcatccctgggagctctgggggccttggggctgtgcctggcaccCTCAGGGGCATCCTGACCTCACTTACCCTACAGTCCCATGACAATTCCACCACCTCCCTTCCTGCACTTCTGAATGTTTCTGGAATGGCAAGTGCTGGGTAAAGCCTGACCCCAGCTCCAGGCCACAAACAAGGAATCATTTACAGACCAAAGCCAAGGGACTGAGCACTGCTCAAAGAGCTGGGCCCaaggagctgggctcaggggaAGAGCTCCCTGTGTGCCCATGTGCCACACATCCACCTGGGAGCCACCATTCCTGAACTGCTCAGTACCCAGTGGCACTGGGCCAGGCacaccctgagcctgcagggacagggcatcAGGAGAGTCTgtacctgctgctgcctcagcctcAGCTGAGGGAGATCCAGCCCCACACACCCCCATGAGTTCAGTGAAGGGAAATTCCAGCTGCTCtacctgggcagggacatccccacacaccagggcaggctggggacacccagggactCCTCAGACAAACACAGGGTGTGTTTCTGGGTACCATACTGAACATGTCTCCTTCTGAAAGGGTTTCTTCAGAGCACATGCTGAGGTGAAACCTTAGGAGACCATGGGAAGTCATCACAACCAGGAAATAACAAAGGTCCAACCAGAAAGTTCTGCTAAAAACCCAACATGACCTGACACAGTTAGACAAATCTCCTCATCCTCAGAAAATCTGTTCTAAAGCCACCAGTTAGAATTCAAACTTGCCAAGGCCAGTGCTCTGTTCCCCAAATGGAAGATGCTGCCTCCTACCCCTCTCCACCTGGACACTAAGGGTGTCCATAACCTGCACTGGCCCTGGGGAGACACAGCATTTACCTGTACCCTTTCCAAAAGACCACAGCTGGCAGCTGAAAGGCCACAAAGACTCAAACTTGATCAAATGCTTATTAAAAAATGCAGGCACAAACCCCAGGCTGATctgcctgggaaggagcagaagcTGGAGCCAGTGGAGCACAGAGGAAGCAGGTTCAGGACTCCTGGACACCCTCTGGTgctctgtgaaataaaaaatgctgctgcCAAAGTGAGGGAAGATTTTCTGGAACAGCAGCATGGGGACTGGCCCTGTGACAGAGCTCAgagaggggacaaggacacagatGTTCCTTCCTGGGtagtgcagcatccccaggacaTCCAGGACCCCtcaagaaacaaagaaaccGAAGGGAGGCTGCTGTCTCCAGTCCAGAGAAGATCCTCCAGCAAGATGTGATGAATACTCCTGAAAACCTGCCAtgaaccccaaaccctctgcatGTCCAGGTACagtgtttgctttaaaataaagcaggCAATATTATATGGTGATCTTTCAAAGTTCCCATTAAAGTTAAGATAATCTAAGCTGCTTGTCTTTAATGTAAGTTTTATTTATGCTGATTAAGCTTTATTGAAGCTAAACAGAAGTTACCAAATCAGGAAAGCCTGGAGGTGCCAGGAGGGGCTTCCTGGAACCCTGAAAACACAGTCTGGAGTAACTCATCCAGGCTCAGGAGAGAGACCTGGGCTTTGGGAGTGCTGCCAGCAAGGTCCAAGAGCAGCaacacagcagggagaggaagcaggaggaaccagccccagccatggggagagcatccagcagcacccagggcagggtgaaGCCAGAGTGGGACCCAAGAGCACTGGAAGTGGCCCTGTACTGCAGCCAAGGCCACTGCAAACACTTGTGGATTGACATAGCAAACCCTGAGTGTATCCAGGGACCAAAGGCTTTGTTTGAACAAGAACAGAATCATCCCAGGATACTCAGTGCACACAAATGACCAAAGTATGTGACACAAAACACAAGCAGCTGGACATTAAAGCAAGCCAGGAACAGAAATAACAGAGTTTGGGGGAAATTAGGCAGCCAGAAAGTGTGGGGTTACACAGCTCATAAACAAGGTGACAATTCACCAGAACACTTCAAGTATCCCAAGAAAGGATTTTGATATTGAGGGTTTGGTTCAATGTGACTTCAGACTGAAACACACTGGAAGTCATttgagctgcagagagctgagaGTGGGGTCACTGcttcaacaaaacaaaacccaccttGGATTCAGAGGAAGGCACTATGTGCACACTTTTTACAGAGAATTCAGTCACCTGGTATCTCATCAGCTGAGTTCTCAGAAATTTCATCCATCACATGGAATTCTGAAGATTTCACACTGAAATCTCCTTCTAAAGAGCTGTGGTACAACCCAGTGAGAACAAGATCCAGAGCTGGACTTCTTATCTGGTGCAACTGGCAGATCCCAGCTCACTGTGGGTTCCAGTGCCCtcagatcccagctctgctcactcaGAGCCTGCACTGCTCTCCTGT
This Catharus ustulatus isolate bCatUst1 chromosome 23, bCatUst1.pri.v2, whole genome shotgun sequence DNA region includes the following protein-coding sequences:
- the WNT3 gene encoding proto-oncogene Wnt-3 — protein: MDYHLLGLILSFLFNGTKVLAGYPIWWSLALGQQYSSLGSQPILCGSIPGLVPKQLRFCRNYIEIMPSVAEGVKLGIQECQHQFRGRRWNCTTIDDSLAIFGPVLDKATRESAFVHAIASAGVAFAVTRSCAEGTSTICGCDSHHKGPPGDGWKWGGCSEDADFGVLVSREFADARENRPDARSAMNRHNNEAGRTTILDHMHLKCKCHGLSGSCEVKTCWWAQPDFRAIGDYLKDKYDSASEMVVEKHRESRGWVETLRAKYALFKPPTERDLVYYENSPNFCEPNPETGSFGTRDRTCNVTSHGIDGCDLLCCGRGHNTRTEKRKEKCHCIFHWCCYVSCQECTRVYDVHTCK